CGGTGGCAGATACCATCACCGCATAGAGCTGTGCTGGCAGATTCTGGTCGCCGGCATAACGGGCCGCGCCCGTCACCTTTACCGGACCGTCGAAGCGTGCAATCGATTCACCCGAATGGTTCATGGCGCACTCGCCGCGAGTTCGATGGCGCGAAGCGTAGCGTTGCGAGCGAGCGCGATCTTGTATCCGTTGGACGATAGCGGTCGGGCATCGGCAAAGCTTGCCCCTACCGCAGCCGCGACGCCGGCCGAGCCCAGCCGCTCGCCGACTAGCAGTCGCTCTGTCTCGTCGAGACGCCAGGGGCGCATTGCTACGGACCCCAAAGCAACGCGCGCCTTGTTGATCACGTCGCCGTCCAGTTGGAGCGTTACCGCCGCGGACACGATGGCGTACTCATAACTCTCCCGCTCCCGAATCTTCAAATATGCAGATTTCGGCGCTGGCCCACCTAATTCGATACTGGTGATCAGTTCGCCATGACGCAACACGGTGTGTGCGGATGGATTTTCGTCGGGCAGCACGTGGAAGCTGCGTGCGGGAATGCGCCGGCCGCCGCCTTGCGCATCCTCGGTTACGATCACCGCATCCAGTGCAGCGAGCGCCACTGCCGGGTCGGAGGGCTGCACCGCCACACACTCGTCGGTCCAGCCGAAGATCGCGTGCCTTTCGTTC
Above is a genomic segment from Paraburkholderia phenazinium containing:
- a CDS encoding FAD binding domain-containing protein; protein product: MRDFSYACATTRADALTLAQLPDAAVLAGGTELLNWFRIGITKPERVVDISRVPEMDRIEALPCGGLRIGALARLNDVAQHERVRNAYPVLSQAILKSASAQLRNLATIGGNPLQRVRCAYFRADAPTPCNKRVAGSGCAALHGLNERHAIFGWTDECVAVQPSDPAVALAALDAVIVTEDAQGGGRRIPARSFHVLPDENPSAHTVLRHGELITSIELGGPAPKSAYLKIRERESYEYAIVSAAVTLQLDGDVINKARVALGSVAMRPWRLDETERLLVGERLGSAGVAAAVGASFADARPLSSNGYKIALARNATLRAIELAASAP